One window of the Deltaproteobacteria bacterium genome contains the following:
- a CDS encoding HEPN domain-containing protein — protein MTSEEKRRELAIYRLKQAAETLDEAKYLLSGRKSPRSVINRVYYAMFYAILGLLIFEPYTSSKHSGVLSYFNRRFIKSGLLPNDIGEAVNIAFEMRQRGDYREYVELTYEQAEPFIDKTEWFIKAIRNYLSENKLI, from the coding sequence TTGACCTCCGAAGAAAAAAGGCGCGAACTGGCCATTTATCGCCTGAAACAAGCCGCAGAAACCCTTGATGAGGCGAAATATCTTTTGTCCGGCAGAAAAAGTCCCAGGTCTGTAATAAATAGAGTTTACTATGCAATGTTTTATGCCATCCTCGGCCTGCTGATATTTGAGCCTTACACATCCTCCAAGCACAGCGGAGTTTTATCCTACTTTAACCGCAGATTTATCAAAAGCGGCCTATTGCCAAATGATATTGGCGAAGCCGTGAATATTGCCTTTGAGATGCGCCAACGAGGGGACTATAGGGAATATGTAGAGCTTACTTATGAGCAGGCAGAACCTTTCATAGATAAGACCGAGTGGTTTATCAAGGCCATTCGGAATTATTTGTCGGAGAATAAACTGATTTGA